One stretch of Pseudomonas fragi DNA includes these proteins:
- the gcvH gene encoding glycine cleavage system protein GcvH, with amino-acid sequence MSELRFTEDHEWLRTEADGSVTVGITAFAQNALGDVVFVQLPELQAYDKGAEAATVESVKAASGVYMPLDGEVLEVNPALDSSPELVNEDPLGQGWFFRFKPADANAVGQLLDQDAYDRLIKAQDDN; translated from the coding sequence GCTGCGCACCGAAGCCGACGGCAGCGTAACCGTGGGGATTACCGCGTTTGCGCAAAACGCTCTGGGTGATGTGGTGTTTGTGCAACTGCCCGAGCTGCAGGCCTACGACAAGGGCGCAGAAGCCGCTACTGTCGAATCGGTCAAGGCTGCCAGCGGCGTCTACATGCCCCTGGACGGTGAAGTGCTCGAAGTGAACCCGGCGCTCGACAGCAGCCCGGAGCTGGTCAACGAAGACCCGTTGGGTCAAGGCTGGTTCTTCCGCTTCAAGCCCGCCGATGCCAACGCTGTAGGCCAATTGCTCGATCAGGACGCCTACGACCGCCTGATCAAAGCCCAAGACGACAACTGA
- the gcvP gene encoding aminomethyl-transferring glycine dehydrogenase produces the protein MTINLSTANEFIARHIGPRQADEQAMLATLGFDSLEGLSASVIPDSIKGTSVLNLPAGQSEADALASIKAIAAKNQLCKTYIGQGYYNCHTPSPILRNLLENPAWYTAYTPYQPEISQGRLEALLNFQTLISDLSGLPIANASLLDEATAAAEAMTFCKRLSKNKTSHRFFASSHCHPQTLDVLRTRAEPLGIEVVVADEREVSDVSVFFGALLQYPASNGDVFDYRELVERFHAANALVAVAADLLALTLLTPPGEFGADVAIGSAQRFGVPLGFGGPHAAYFATRDAFKRDMPGRLVGVSVDRHGKPALRLAMQTREQHIRREKATSNICTAQVLLANIASMYAVYHGPKGLSQIARRIHQLTAILARGLSDLGLKVEQEQFFDTLTLNTGDNTAALHTKAHAQRINLRIVDNQRLGLSLDETSSQSDVTALWALLAADGQTLPDFDALAASVTGTLPAALLRQSPILSHPVFNRYHSETELMRYLRKLADKDLALDRTMIPLGSCTMKLNAASEMIPVTWAEFGNLHPFAPAEQSQGYQQLTTELEAMLCAATGYDAISLQPNAGSQGEYAGLLAIRAYHHSRGEERRDICLIPSSAHGTNPATANMAGMRVVVTACDARGNVDIEDLRAKAIEHRDHLAALMITYPSTHGVFEEGIREICGIIHDNGGQVYIDGANMNAMVGLCAPGKFGGDVSHLNLHKTFCIPHGGGGPGVGPIGVKSHLTPFLPGHAAMERKEGAVCAAPFGSASILPITWMYIRMMGGEGLKRASQLAILNANYIARRLEEHYPVLYSGSNGLVAHECILDLRPLKETSGISVDDVAKRLIDFGFHAPTMSFPVAGTLMIEPTESESKEELDRFCDAMICIREEIREVESGGLDKEDNPLKNAPHTAAEMVGEWTHPYSREQAVYPVASLIEGKYWPPVGRVDNVFGDRNLVCACPSIESYQEA, from the coding sequence ATGACCATCAATCTCAGCACTGCCAATGAATTTATCGCGCGCCACATCGGCCCGCGCCAAGCCGATGAGCAGGCGATGCTCGCCACTCTGGGCTTTGATTCCCTGGAAGGCCTCAGCGCCAGCGTGATCCCGGACAGCATCAAGGGCACCAGCGTGCTCAACCTGCCCGCCGGGCAAAGCGAAGCCGACGCCCTGGCTTCGATCAAGGCCATCGCAGCCAAAAACCAGCTGTGCAAAACCTATATCGGCCAGGGCTACTACAACTGCCACACGCCTTCGCCGATCCTGCGCAACCTCCTGGAAAACCCTGCCTGGTACACCGCCTACACGCCCTACCAGCCGGAAATTTCCCAGGGCCGTCTCGAAGCGCTGCTCAACTTCCAGACCCTGATCAGCGACCTCAGCGGCCTGCCGATCGCCAACGCCTCGCTGCTCGACGAAGCCACCGCCGCTGCCGAAGCCATGACCTTCTGCAAACGCCTGAGCAAGAACAAAACCAGCCACCGCTTTTTCGCCTCCAGCCACTGTCACCCGCAAACCCTGGACGTGCTGCGCACCCGTGCCGAGCCACTGGGCATTGAAGTAGTGGTTGCCGACGAGCGCGAAGTGAGCGACGTATCGGTCTTCTTCGGCGCCCTGCTGCAATACCCGGCGAGCAACGGTGACGTGTTCGACTATCGCGAACTGGTTGAGCGCTTCCATGCCGCCAACGCCCTGGTGGCCGTAGCCGCCGACCTGCTGGCCCTGACCCTGCTGACCCCGCCGGGCGAGTTCGGCGCAGACGTGGCCATCGGCAGCGCCCAGCGTTTTGGCGTGCCACTGGGCTTCGGTGGCCCGCACGCGGCCTACTTCGCCACCCGCGACGCGTTCAAGCGCGACATGCCGGGCCGCTTGGTCGGTGTGTCGGTTGACCGTCACGGCAAGCCGGCACTGCGCCTGGCCATGCAAACCCGCGAGCAACACATCCGCCGCGAGAAGGCCACGAGCAACATCTGTACCGCCCAAGTGCTGCTGGCCAACATCGCCAGCATGTACGCCGTGTACCACGGCCCCAAAGGCCTGAGCCAAATCGCCCGACGCATTCACCAGCTGACCGCGATCCTGGCCCGGGGCCTGAGCGATCTGGGGCTGAAGGTCGAGCAAGAGCAGTTCTTCGACACCCTGACCCTCAACACCGGTGACAACACCGCCGCCCTGCACACCAAGGCGCACGCTCAGCGGATCAACCTGCGTATCGTCGACAACCAGCGCCTGGGCCTGTCGCTGGATGAAACCAGCAGCCAGTCCGACGTCACCGCACTGTGGGCGTTGCTCGCCGCAGACGGTCAGACCCTGCCGGACTTCGACGCACTGGCCGCCAGCGTAACGGGCACCCTGCCCGCCGCCCTGCTGCGCCAGTCGCCGATCCTCAGCCACCCGGTGTTCAACCGCTATCACTCCGAAACCGAGCTGATGCGCTACCTGCGCAAGCTGGCCGACAAGGACCTGGCGCTGGACCGCACCATGATCCCGCTGGGCTCGTGCACCATGAAGCTCAACGCTGCCAGCGAAATGATCCCGGTCACCTGGGCCGAATTCGGCAACCTGCACCCGTTCGCGCCTGCCGAGCAGAGCCAGGGCTACCAGCAACTGACCACCGAACTGGAAGCCATGCTGTGTGCGGCCACCGGTTACGACGCCATTTCCCTGCAACCGAACGCCGGTTCCCAGGGCGAGTACGCCGGCTTGCTGGCCATTCGTGCCTATCACCATAGCCGTGGCGAAGAGCGCCGCGACATCTGCCTGATCCCGTCCTCGGCCCACGGCACCAACCCGGCCACCGCCAACATGGCCGGCATGCGGGTGGTGGTCACTGCCTGTGACGCTCGCGGCAACGTCGATATTGAAGACCTGCGCGCCAAGGCCATCGAGCACCGCGACCACCTTGCCGCATTGATGATCACTTACCCGTCGACCCACGGCGTGTTCGAAGAAGGCATCCGCGAAATCTGCGGCATCATTCATGACAACGGCGGCCAGGTGTACATCGACGGCGCCAACATGAACGCGATGGTGGGCCTGTGCGCACCGGGCAAGTTCGGCGGCGACGTGTCCCACCTCAACCTGCACAAGACCTTCTGCATCCCCCACGGCGGTGGCGGCCCGGGCGTCGGCCCGATTGGCGTCAAGTCGCACCTCACGCCGTTCCTGCCGGGTCATGCGGCAATGGAGCGCAAGGAAGGCGCGGTGTGCGCAGCGCCGTTCGGCAGCGCCAGCATCCTGCCGATCACCTGGATGTACATCCGCATGATGGGCGGCGAAGGCCTCAAGCGCGCCTCGCAGCTGGCCATCCTCAACGCCAACTACATCGCCCGCCGTCTTGAAGAGCACTACCCGGTGCTGTACTCGGGCAGCAATGGCCTGGTGGCCCACGAATGCATCCTCGACCTGCGCCCGCTCAAGGAAACCAGTGGCATCAGCGTCGATGACGTGGCCAAGCGCCTGATCGACTTTGGCTTCCACGCCCCGACCATGTCGTTCCCGGTGGCAGGCACGCTGATGATCGAGCCGACCGAAAGCGAGTCCAAGGAGGAACTGGACCGCTTCTGTGACGCCATGATCTGCATTCGTGAAGAGATCCGCGAAGTTGAGAGCGGCGGCCTGGACAAGGAAGACAACCCGCTGAAAAACGCCCCGCACACCGCTGCCGAGATGGTGGGCGAATGGACCCACCCGTACAGCCGCGAGCAGGCGGTGTACCCGGTAGCGTCCTTGATCGAAGGCAAGTACTGGCCACCGGTCGGTCGCGTCGACAACGTATTTGGCGACCGCAACCTGGTGTGCGCGTGCCCGTCGATCGAAAGCTATCAGGAGGCGTAA
- a CDS encoding L-serine ammonia-lyase: MSLSVFDLFKIGIGPSSSHTVGPMRAAARFAEGLRRDELLQATACVKVELYGSLGATGKGHGSDKAVLLGLEGEHPDTVNTETVAERLAAIRSSGRLNLLGEHPIDFIEKSHLAMIRKPLPYHPNGMIFRALDAAGIQIRSREYYSIGGGFVVDEGAAGADRIVEDSTVLKYPFKTAKDLLRQCVTHHLSISEVMMANESAWRPEAQTRSGLLKIWQVMQDCVSAGCRNEGILPGGLKVKRRAPALHRQLCSNPEAALRDALSVLDWVNLYALAVNEENANGGRVVTAPTNGAAGIIPAVLHYYMRFIGGANEDGVVRFLLTAAAIGILYKENASISGAEVGCQGEVGVACSMAAGALCEVLGGSVQQVENAAEIGMEHNLGLTCDPIGGLVQVPCIERNAMGSVKAINAVRMALRGDGQHFVSLDKVIRTMRQTGADMKSKYKETARGGLAVNIIEC, translated from the coding sequence ATGTCTTTAAGCGTGTTCGACCTGTTCAAGATTGGCATCGGCCCCTCCAGTTCCCACACCGTCGGCCCCATGCGTGCTGCTGCGCGTTTTGCCGAAGGTCTGCGCCGTGATGAGCTGCTGCAAGCCACAGCCTGCGTAAAAGTTGAACTCTATGGCTCCCTCGGCGCCACCGGCAAAGGCCACGGCAGCGACAAGGCCGTTTTGCTGGGGCTTGAAGGCGAGCACCCGGACACCGTCAACACCGAAACCGTGGCCGAGCGACTGGCCGCGATTCGCAGCAGCGGGCGCCTGAATCTGCTGGGCGAACACCCCATCGATTTCATCGAAAAATCGCACTTGGCGATGATTCGCAAACCCCTGCCCTACCACCCCAACGGCATGATTTTCCGTGCTCTGGATGCCGCCGGCATTCAGATCCGCAGCCGCGAGTACTACTCGATCGGCGGCGGCTTTGTGGTGGATGAAGGCGCGGCAGGCGCCGACCGCATCGTCGAAGACAGCACCGTGCTGAAGTACCCGTTCAAAACCGCCAAGGACCTGTTGCGCCAATGCGTCACCCATCACCTGTCGATCAGCGAAGTGATGATGGCCAACGAAAGCGCCTGGCGCCCCGAAGCCCAAACCCGCAGCGGCCTGCTGAAAATCTGGCAGGTGATGCAGGACTGCGTGAGTGCGGGCTGTCGCAATGAAGGCATTTTGCCCGGAGGCCTGAAGGTCAAGCGTCGCGCCCCGGCGCTGCACCGCCAGCTCTGTTCCAACCCCGAAGCAGCGTTGCGCGATGCGCTGTCGGTACTGGACTGGGTCAATCTGTATGCGCTGGCGGTGAATGAAGAAAACGCCAACGGCGGACGCGTGGTCACGGCACCGACCAATGGTGCGGCCGGGATCATTCCTGCCGTGCTGCATTACTACATGCGCTTTATCGGCGGCGCCAATGAGGACGGCGTGGTGCGGTTTCTGCTCACTGCCGCCGCCATCGGCATTCTGTACAAGGAAAACGCCTCGATCTCCGGTGCCGAAGTCGGCTGCCAGGGTGAGGTCGGCGTGGCCTGTTCGATGGCCGCCGGCGCGTTGTGCGAGGTGCTGGGCGGCAGCGTTCAGCAGGTCGAAAACGCTGCCGAGATCGGCATGGAGCACAACCTCGGCCTGACCTGCGACCCGATTGGCGGCCTGGTGCAAGTGCCCTGCATCGAGCGCAACGCAATGGGCTCGGTCAAGGCCATCAACGCCGTGCGCATGGCCCTGCGTGGCGACGGCCAGCACTTTGTCTCACTGGACAAGGTGATCCGCACCATGCGCCAGACCGGCGCCGACATGAAAAGCAAATACAAGGAGACCGCCCGCGGCGGTCTCGCTGTCAACATTATTGAGTGCTGA
- the gcvT gene encoding glycine cleavage system aminomethyltransferase GcvT — translation MSTEQLLKTPLHALHLELGARMVPFAGYDMPVQYPLGVMKEHQHTREQAGLFDVSHMGQIRLTGADAAKALEALVPVDIIDLPVGMQRYAMFTNEQGGILDDLMVANLGNDELFLVVNAACKDQDLAHLRKHLGAHCQIQPLFEQRALLALQGPAAVNVLQRLAPQVANMTFMQFAPVTLLGADCYVSRSGYTGEDGFEISVPAERAEELARRLLAEPEVQAIGLGARDSLRLEAGLCLYGHDMNDTTTPIEASLLWAISKARRADGPRAGGFPGAENIFAQQQNGVARKRVGLLPQERTPVREGAEIVDAEGTVIGTVCSGGFGPTLGAPLAMGYVDLAFTPVDTEVWAIVRGKRVPMKVSKMPFVAQRYYRG, via the coding sequence ATGTCCACCGAACAACTGCTTAAAACCCCGCTGCACGCACTGCACCTTGAACTGGGCGCGCGCATGGTGCCGTTTGCCGGCTATGACATGCCCGTGCAGTACCCGCTGGGGGTGATGAAAGAGCACCAGCACACCCGTGAACAAGCCGGCCTGTTCGATGTATCGCACATGGGCCAGATCCGCCTGACCGGCGCCGACGCGGCCAAGGCCCTGGAAGCGCTGGTGCCGGTGGATATCATCGACCTGCCGGTGGGCATGCAGCGCTATGCCATGTTCACCAATGAGCAGGGCGGCATCCTCGATGACCTGATGGTCGCCAATCTGGGCAATGACGAGCTGTTCCTGGTGGTCAACGCCGCCTGCAAGGACCAGGACCTGGCCCACCTGCGCAAGCACCTGGGTGCCCACTGCCAGATCCAGCCGCTGTTTGAACAACGCGCCCTGCTCGCCCTGCAAGGCCCGGCAGCGGTCAACGTGCTGCAACGCCTGGCACCGCAAGTGGCCAACATGACCTTTATGCAGTTTGCCCCGGTGACCCTGCTGGGCGCGGACTGCTATGTCAGCCGCTCGGGCTACACCGGTGAAGACGGCTTTGAGATTTCAGTACCCGCCGAGCGCGCCGAAGAACTGGCCCGCCGCCTGCTGGCCGAGCCCGAAGTGCAGGCCATCGGCCTCGGCGCACGGGACTCGCTGCGTCTGGAAGCCGGTCTGTGCCTCTACGGCCACGACATGAACGACACCACCACGCCAATCGAAGCCAGCCTGCTCTGGGCCATCTCCAAGGCCCGTCGTGCTGACGGCCCGCGGGCGGGTGGTTTTCCGGGTGCCGAAAACATCTTTGCCCAACAGCAAAACGGCGTGGCGCGCAAACGCGTCGGCCTGTTGCCCCAGGAGCGCACCCCGGTGCGTGAAGGCGCAGAGATTGTCGATGCCGAAGGCACAGTGATCGGCACAGTGTGCAGCGGCGGCTTTGGTCCGACCCTGGGCGCGCCTTTGGCGATGGGTTATGTGGATCTGGCATTCACCCCTGTGGACACTGAAGTGTGGGCGATCGTGCGGGGCAAGCGCGTACCAATGAAAGTGTCGAAGATGCCATTTGTCGCACAACGTTATTACAGAGGCTAA
- a CDS encoding cold-shock protein, with protein sequence MSQRQSGTVKWFNDEKGFGFITPESGPDLFVHFRAIQGNGFKSLKEGQKVTFISVQGQKGLQADEVQAEA encoded by the coding sequence ATGTCACAACGTCAGAGCGGTACGGTCAAGTGGTTCAACGACGAGAAGGGGTTTGGTTTCATCACCCCTGAAAGCGGTCCGGACCTGTTTGTGCACTTCCGTGCCATCCAGGGCAACGGCTTCAAAAGCCTGAAGGAAGGCCAGAAAGTGACCTTCATCTCGGTTCAGGGCCAAAAAGGCCTGCAGGCTGACGAAGTTCAAGCAGAAGCTTAA
- a CDS encoding RDD family protein translates to MSKQPLSPQGDFPAVGLGRRLAAMFYDFLLCTALLIVTTFIYKLIMMSFIGEAKMRELSEAGALDGDPLLSTILFFVLFGFFAKFWTHSGQTLGMQVWGVRVQNADGTAISLWQALLRFIVSIGSWLCLGLGFIWSIFDKQNRTWHDMYSNTQLVRIPKQKK, encoded by the coding sequence ATGTCGAAACAACCGCTTAGCCCGCAAGGCGACTTTCCCGCCGTTGGCCTGGGGCGCCGCCTGGCAGCCATGTTTTATGACTTTCTGCTGTGTACCGCCCTGCTGATCGTCACCACCTTTATCTACAAGCTGATCATGATGAGCTTTATTGGCGAGGCAAAAATGCGCGAGCTGTCAGAAGCAGGCGCACTGGATGGTGACCCGCTGTTGTCGACCATCCTGTTTTTTGTGCTGTTCGGCTTCTTTGCCAAATTCTGGACCCATTCCGGGCAAACCCTGGGCATGCAGGTGTGGGGGGTTCGCGTGCAGAACGCCGACGGTACGGCCATCAGCCTGTGGCAGGCCCTGCTACGGTTTATCGTGTCCATCGGCTCGTGGTTGTGCCTGGGGCTGGGCTTTATCTGGTCGATCTTCGACAAGCAAAACCGCACCTGGCATGACATGTATTCCAACACGCAGTTGGTGCGCATCCCCAAACAGAAGAAATAA
- a CDS encoding DegQ family serine endoprotease — translation MSMPRLKSYLPIFAAVLMLGQAVPVMAEAQLPDFTQLVEQASPAVVNISTTQKLPERRVSSMGQMPDLEGLPPGLREFFERSMPPAGKGGRQREAQSLGSGFIISPDGYILTNNHVVADADEIIVRLSDRSEMKAKLVGTDPRSDVALLKIEGKNLPVLKLGKSQDLKAGQWVVAIGSPFGFDHTVTQGIISAMGRSLPNESYVPFIQTDVPINPGNSGGPLFNLAGEVVGINSQIYTRSGGFMGVSFAIPIDVAMDVANQLKAGGKVSRGWLGVVIQEVNKDLAESFGLEKPAGALVAQVLDNGPAAKGGLQVGDVILSMNGQPIVMSADLPHLVGALKAGSKATLEVIRDGKRKNLDLTVGAIPDDAKDIASGNGAEQSSNRLGVSVADLSEEQKKANDIKGGVIITDVQDGPAALIGLQPGDVITHLNNQAISNGKEFTEIAKALPKNRSVSMRVLRQGRASFITFKLAE, via the coding sequence ATGTCGATGCCTCGATTGAAATCTTATCTACCCATTTTTGCAGCCGTGCTGATGCTCGGGCAGGCAGTGCCGGTCATGGCTGAAGCGCAGTTACCTGACTTCACCCAGTTGGTCGAACAAGCCTCACCGGCCGTGGTGAACATCAGTACCACGCAAAAATTGCCAGAACGACGGGTCTCCAGCATGGGCCAGATGCCCGACCTCGAAGGCCTGCCGCCGGGGCTGCGCGAGTTCTTTGAACGCAGCATGCCACCCGCCGGCAAAGGTGGCCGTCAGCGCGAGGCGCAGTCCCTGGGCTCGGGTTTCATCATCTCTCCCGATGGTTACATCCTGACCAACAACCATGTAGTTGCAGATGCCGATGAAATCATCGTGCGCCTGTCTGATCGCAGCGAGATGAAAGCCAAGCTGGTGGGCACCGACCCGCGCTCCGACGTGGCTTTGCTGAAAATCGAAGGCAAGAACCTGCCCGTGCTGAAACTGGGCAAGTCCCAGGATCTCAAGGCCGGCCAGTGGGTAGTTGCCATCGGTTCGCCATTTGGCTTTGACCACACCGTGACCCAGGGCATCATCAGCGCCATGGGCCGCAGCCTGCCCAATGAAAGCTATGTGCCGTTTATCCAGACTGACGTGCCGATCAACCCGGGCAACTCGGGTGGGCCGCTGTTCAACCTGGCGGGTGAAGTGGTGGGGATCAACTCGCAGATCTACACCCGCTCGGGCGGCTTTATGGGCGTTTCCTTCGCGATCCCTATCGATGTGGCGATGGACGTGGCCAACCAGCTCAAGGCCGGTGGCAAGGTTAGCCGTGGCTGGTTGGGCGTGGTGATCCAGGAGGTCAACAAGGACCTGGCCGAATCCTTCGGCCTGGAAAAACCTGCCGGTGCCCTGGTGGCCCAGGTACTGGATAACGGCCCGGCGGCCAAAGGCGGCCTGCAAGTGGGCGATGTGATCCTGAGCATGAATGGTCAGCCGATCGTCATGTCGGCGGATTTGCCCCATCTGGTGGGCGCACTCAAGGCCGGCAGCAAGGCGACCCTTGAAGTGATTCGTGACGGCAAGCGCAAAAACCTCGACCTGACCGTTGGCGCCATCCCTGATGACGCGAAAGACATTGCTTCGGGTAACGGCGCTGAGCAAAGCAGCAACCGCCTGGGCGTGTCTGTGGCAGACCTGAGCGAAGAGCAGAAGAAAGCCAACGACATCAAGGGTGGCGTGATCATCACTGATGTACAGGACGGCCCTGCGGCCCTGATCGGCCTGCAGCCTGGTGACGTGATTACTCACCTGAACAACCAGGCCATCAGCAATGGCAAGGAGTTCACTGAAATCGCCAAGGCATTGCCGAAGAACCGTTCGGTGTCGATGCGGGTTCTGCGCCAGGGGCGTGCCAGCTTCATAACCTTCAAGCTGGCGGAGTAA
- a CDS encoding MucB/RseB C-terminal domain-containing protein, whose amino-acid sequence MRVLPLLPLLLSGWFVVPAHADEAQDWLKRLGQAEQQHSYQGTFVYERNGSFSTHSIWHRVQDGKVRERLMQLDGPAQEVIRADGRTECVTGKLASGLGDVSAVAARQFDVQKLNDLYAVAMEGNSRVAGRPVAVISLAPRDQHRYGFELYLDRETGLPLKSLLLNDKGQLLERYQFTTLATTPPDDSQLSPAGQCRPVARADAEAEQGSATQAWHSDWLPSGFEQVSSTVHRDPRTKAEVTSLLYDDGLTRFSVFIEPLQGAAVPDARVQLGPTAAVTRHLSTPQGDMMATVVGEIPMGTAERIALSMRVGKDDAQAKP is encoded by the coding sequence ATGCGCGTCCTACCCTTGCTACCTCTTCTGCTCAGTGGCTGGTTTGTTGTACCTGCCCACGCCGATGAAGCCCAGGACTGGCTCAAACGTCTTGGGCAGGCCGAGCAACAGCACAGCTATCAAGGCACCTTTGTTTACGAACGCAACGGTAGTTTTTCTACCCACAGCATCTGGCACCGGGTGCAGGACGGCAAGGTTCGTGAGCGGTTGATGCAACTCGATGGCCCGGCGCAAGAGGTGATTCGAGCAGACGGACGCACGGAATGCGTCACTGGCAAGCTGGCCTCGGGCCTGGGCGATGTCTCCGCTGTCGCGGCGCGGCAGTTCGATGTGCAGAAGCTCAATGACCTGTATGCCGTGGCAATGGAAGGCAACTCAAGGGTTGCCGGGCGCCCGGTCGCGGTTATCTCGCTGGCCCCGCGTGACCAGCATCGCTACGGGTTTGAACTGTATCTGGACCGGGAAACCGGTTTGCCTCTCAAGTCCTTGTTGCTCAATGACAAGGGGCAGTTGCTTGAACGCTATCAGTTCACCACCCTGGCCACCACGCCACCTGATGACAGCCAGCTCAGCCCTGCCGGGCAGTGCCGACCTGTTGCTCGGGCTGACGCCGAGGCTGAACAGGGCAGTGCGACCCAGGCCTGGCATTCCGACTGGTTGCCTTCCGGCTTCGAGCAAGTCAGCAGCACGGTACACCGTGACCCGCGCACCAAGGCCGAAGTCACCAGCCTGCTGTATGACGACGGGCTGACGCGCTTCTCCGTGTTTATCGAGCCGTTGCAGGGTGCTGCGGTGCCTGATGCGCGTGTCCAGTTGGGGCCAACCGCCGCCGTTACGCGACACTTGAGTACACCTCAGGGCGACATGATGGCCACTGTGGTGGGTGAAATCCCGATGGGGACTGCAGAGCGCATTGCACTTTCGATGCGTGTGGGCAAAGACGACGCTCAGGCCAAACCATAG
- a CDS encoding sigma-E factor negative regulatory protein — translation MSREALQESLSAVMDNEADELELRRVLNAFDDTQTRDTWSRYQVARAVMHKDLLIPRLDIASAVSAALAEEQTPAKVARGPWRSIGRLAVAASVTVAVLAGVRLYNQDDIVGNQLAQQNPAQSLSAPMAKGPAVLANYSESADQATGPMANGVLQGQPGWQDQRLPGYLRQHAQQAALKGAESPLPYARAASLDNR, via the coding sequence ATGAGTCGTGAAGCCCTGCAGGAATCGCTGTCCGCAGTGATGGATAACGAAGCGGACGAACTGGAACTGCGTCGGGTATTGAATGCCTTTGACGACACACAAACCCGTGACACCTGGTCCCGATATCAGGTGGCGCGTGCTGTGATGCACAAGGACCTGTTGATTCCGCGCCTGGACATCGCATCTGCCGTTTCGGCCGCGCTGGCCGAAGAGCAAACCCCGGCCAAGGTGGCCCGTGGGCCGTGGCGCAGCATCGGTCGTCTGGCCGTAGCCGCTTCGGTGACTGTTGCTGTTCTGGCAGGTGTACGCCTGTACAACCAGGATGACATCGTCGGTAACCAGCTGGCCCAGCAAAACCCGGCACAAAGCCTGAGTGCGCCGATGGCCAAGGGCCCGGCAGTACTGGCCAACTACAGCGAAAGCGCCGACCAGGCCACTGGCCCTATGGCCAACGGTGTCCTGCAAGGTCAGCCGGGCTGGCAGGATCAGCGCTTGCCAGGCTACCTGCGCCAGCATGCACAGCAAGCCGCATTGAAAGGGGCTGAAAGCCCACTGCCTTATGCTCGTGCTGCGAGCCTGGATAACCGTTAA
- the rpoE gene encoding RNA polymerase sigma factor RpoE: MLAQEEDQQLVERVQRGDKRAFDLLVLKYQHKILGLIVRFVHDTHEAQDVAQEAFIKAYRALGNFRGDSAFYTWLYRIAINTAKNYLVSRGRRPPDSDVSSEDAEFYDGDHGLKDLESPERALLRDEIEGTVHRTIQLLPEDLRTALTLREFDGLSYEDIASVMQCPVGTVRSRIFRAREAIDKALQPLLQEN; this comes from the coding sequence ATGCTAGCCCAGGAAGAGGATCAGCAGCTGGTCGAGCGCGTACAGCGTGGCGACAAGCGCGCGTTCGATCTGCTGGTGTTGAAATATCAACACAAAATTCTCGGGTTGATCGTGCGATTCGTGCACGACACCCATGAAGCCCAGGACGTTGCCCAAGAGGCCTTTATCAAGGCTTACCGGGCGCTCGGTAATTTTCGCGGAGACAGCGCCTTCTACACATGGCTGTATCGCATCGCCATCAATACGGCGAAAAATTACCTGGTGTCACGCGGTCGACGTCCGCCTGACAGTGATGTGAGCTCGGAAGATGCCGAGTTCTACGATGGTGATCATGGTCTCAAGGATCTTGAGTCGCCGGAGCGCGCTTTGCTCCGCGACGAGATCGAGGGCACGGTTCACCGCACTATTCAGCTACTGCCAGAAGATTTGCGTACGGCGTTAACTTTACGTGAATTTGATGGTCTGAGTTATGAGGACATCGCGAGCGTCATGCAATGTCCGGTGGGTACCGTGCGCTCCCGGATTTTCCGCGCCCGGGAAGCCATAGATAAAGCCCTGCAGCCGTTGTTGCAGGAAAACTGA